In one Palaemon carinicauda isolate YSFRI2023 chromosome 25, ASM3689809v2, whole genome shotgun sequence genomic region, the following are encoded:
- the LOC137619024 gene encoding DNA ligase 1-like, protein MGSEGRKGSSDRVCREKSIFREALKKENPIREALTGEKNLREALKGEKDLQLGEALKGEKDLREVLKGEKDLREALNEKQIFTEALKEEKDLREALKREKANQRGSEGRKGSSRMVLKSEKDLREALKEEKDLREALKGEKT, encoded by the exons ATGGggtctgaagggagaaaaggatcttcagataGGGTTTGCAGAGAGAAAAGTATCTTCAGAGAGGCTCTGAAGAAAGAAAATCCCATTAGAGAGGCTCTGACGGGAGAAAAGAACCtcagagaggctctgaagggagaaaaggatctTCAGCTAGG agaggctctgaagggagaaaaggacctcagagaggttctgaagggagaaaaggaccttaGAGAGGCTCTGAATGAGAAACAGATCTTTACAGAGGCTCTGAAGGAAGAAAAGGACCTCAGAGAGGCTTTGAAGAGAGAAAAGGCTAAtcagagaggctctgaagggagaaaaggatctTCGAGGATGGTTCTGAAGAGCGAAAAGGACCTCAGAGAGGCTCTGAAGGAAGAAAAGGACCtcagagaggctctgaagggagaaaagacCTAA